The following coding sequences lie in one Mycobacterium sp. Z3061 genomic window:
- a CDS encoding MalY/PatB family protein, with product MGDETVRVCDCSRREGNPLEEVGLEQLRRRTSMKWRAYPEDVLPLWVAEMDVNLAPEVAQAINRAVEAGDTGYPHGKGYAQAVSEFATRRWQWDGLSVGRTRVVPDVMLGVVEMLRLVTDRGDTVIVNSPVYAPFYAFVSHDGRTVAEAPLGADGRIDFDALTDAFIRARTQAGPNGKVGYLLCNPHNPTGAVHTAEELQTIAELARQYDIRVVSDEIHAPLVLPGAHFTPYLSVPGAENALALTSASKAWNLAGLKAALAIAGPESAAELRRMPEEVGHGASHLGLIAHTAAFRDAGDWLDALLLGLDENRTLLEHLVQNHLPGVRLLRPQGTYLAWLDCRELGFDDEHVEGIKVVSDLSGPARWFRDHARVALSSGHVFGTGGAGHVRLNFATSQAILTEAVLRMQQSLTDRDAAER from the coding sequence ATGGGCGACGAAACAGTGCGAGTTTGCGACTGCTCGCGCAGGGAAGGGAACCCGCTCGAGGAGGTGGGGCTCGAACAACTGCGCCGCCGCACCAGCATGAAGTGGCGCGCGTACCCGGAAGATGTGCTGCCGTTGTGGGTCGCCGAGATGGACGTCAATCTCGCACCCGAAGTGGCCCAGGCCATCAACCGCGCCGTCGAGGCCGGCGACACCGGCTACCCGCACGGCAAGGGCTACGCGCAGGCGGTCAGCGAATTCGCCACGCGGCGTTGGCAATGGGACGGTCTGTCGGTCGGCCGCACCCGGGTGGTCCCCGACGTGATGCTGGGTGTCGTCGAGATGCTGCGCCTGGTCACCGATCGTGGCGATACCGTCATCGTCAACTCGCCTGTCTACGCGCCGTTTTACGCGTTCGTCTCCCATGACGGCCGGACCGTCGCCGAAGCCCCGCTGGGCGCCGACGGGCGAATCGATTTCGACGCGCTGACAGATGCCTTCATCCGGGCCCGCACCCAGGCCGGTCCGAACGGCAAAGTCGGCTATCTGCTGTGCAATCCGCACAACCCGACGGGCGCCGTGCACACCGCCGAGGAACTGCAAACCATAGCCGAATTGGCCAGACAGTACGACATCAGAGTCGTTTCCGACGAGATACACGCGCCACTTGTTTTGCCGGGCGCCCATTTCACGCCGTACCTCAGCGTCCCCGGAGCCGAGAACGCGTTGGCGCTGACGTCGGCGTCCAAGGCGTGGAATCTCGCCGGGCTCAAGGCAGCGCTGGCCATCGCGGGTCCGGAGTCCGCGGCCGAATTGCGGCGCATGCCAGAAGAAGTCGGCCACGGCGCCAGTCATCTGGGTCTCATCGCCCACACCGCGGCCTTCCGCGACGCCGGGGACTGGCTCGACGCGCTGTTGCTCGGCCTCGACGAAAACCGCACGCTACTAGAACATTTGGTGCAGAATCATCTTCCCGGCGTCCGGCTGCTGCGCCCGCAGGGCACCTATCTGGCATGGTTGGACTGCCGCGAACTCGGCTTCGACGACGAGCACGTCGAGGGCATCAAGGTGGTATCAGACCTGTCCGGACCGGCCCGCTGGTTTCGCGATCACGCTCGGGTAGCCCTCAGCTCCGGCCACGTGTTCGGCACCGGCGGCGCCGGACACGTGCGCCTGAACTTCGCCACCTCCCAGGCGATTCTGACCGAGGCCGTACTGCGGATGCAGCAATCGCTAACCGACCGGGACGCCGCCGAACGTTGA
- a CDS encoding PadR family transcriptional regulator, whose protein sequence is MSLRHAALGLLSQEPGSGYDLLKRFKESMDNMWPATQSQLYGELNKLAAAGLITVSDLGPRGRKEYAITDAGRAELHRWMLSPEEDPPIRNAALLRVYLLGELKPDEAREYLQSLLSLSEREHAHYASILEAHDWTADDAFFARAALEQGLRWTQHEIEWANWVIDGLNKRGLKS, encoded by the coding sequence GTGAGTTTGCGACATGCTGCGCTGGGCCTGCTGTCCCAGGAGCCGGGAAGCGGCTATGACCTGCTAAAACGGTTCAAAGAGTCGATGGACAACATGTGGCCGGCAACGCAGAGCCAGCTGTACGGCGAGCTCAACAAACTCGCCGCCGCGGGGCTGATCACCGTGTCCGACCTGGGGCCACGGGGCCGCAAGGAGTATGCGATCACGGATGCGGGGCGTGCGGAGCTGCATCGGTGGATGTTGTCGCCGGAGGAGGATCCGCCGATCCGCAACGCCGCATTGTTGCGGGTTTACCTACTCGGCGAACTGAAGCCGGATGAGGCACGTGAGTACCTGCAATCGTTGCTGTCACTGTCCGAGCGCGAGCATGCGCACTATGCCTCGATCCTCGAGGCGCACGACTGGACGGCCGACGACGCCTTCTTTGCCCGTGCCGCGCTCGAGCAAGGGCTGCGCTGGACGCAGCACGAGATTGAATGGGCCAACTGGGTGATCGACGGCCTGAACAAGCGCGGACTCAAGTCCTAG
- a CDS encoding DUF417 family protein encodes MHSTCRGSRVEHVGALISRYGLVLVLAWIGFGKYVKMESRVLIEHSPLMSWIYDYAGVATVARTLGSLEIVAAVLIAVRPVWPRTSAVGSALAIALFLGTLSFLFTAPGLVAAHAAGVPVLTAQPGQFLLKDVVLLGVAVWTLGDALSRT; translated from the coding sequence GTGCACTCCACCTGCCGCGGCTCCCGAGTCGAACATGTCGGCGCGCTGATCAGTCGCTACGGACTGGTACTGGTGTTGGCCTGGATCGGGTTCGGCAAGTACGTGAAGATGGAATCCCGCGTGCTGATCGAGCACAGCCCGTTGATGAGCTGGATCTACGACTACGCCGGCGTGGCGACGGTCGCGCGGACGTTGGGATCGTTGGAAATCGTTGCGGCAGTGCTTATTGCGGTCCGCCCGGTGTGGCCGAGAACTTCAGCGGTGGGCAGCGCCCTGGCAATCGCATTGTTCCTGGGCACATTGAGTTTCCTGTTCACCGCGCCAGGGTTGGTCGCCGCGCATGCGGCGGGTGTGCCTGTGCTGACGGCCCAGCCGGGTCAGTTTCTACTCAAAGATGTTGTGCTGCTGGGTGTCGCGGTCTGGACGTTGGGCGATGCCCTGTCTAGGACTTGA